A window of Streptomyces armeniacus contains these coding sequences:
- a CDS encoding polyribonucleotide nucleotidyltransferase, whose translation MENETHYAEAVIDNGAFGTRTIRFETGRLAKQAAGSAVAYLDDDTMVLSATTASKNPKDQLDFFPLTVDVEERMYSAGKIPGSFFRREGRPSEDAILTCRLIDRPLRPSFQKGLRNEIQVVETIMALNPDHLYDVVAINAASCSTQLAGLPFSGPIGGTRVALIRGQWVAFPTHTELEEAVFDMVVAGRVLPDGDVAVMMVEAEATEKTIELVKGGAEAPTEEVVAAGLDAAKPFIKVLCKAQADLAAKAAKPTGEFPIFLDFQDDVLDALTEAVRGELAQALTIAAKQERETELDRVKALAAEKLLPQFEGREKEISAAYRALTKSLVRERVIKEKKRIDGRGVTDIRTLAAEVEAIPRVHGSALFERGETQILGVTTLNMLRMEQQLDTLSPVTRKRYMHNYNFPPYSTGETGRVGSPKRREIGHGALAERALVPVLPAREEFPYAIRQVSEALGSNGSTSMGSVCASTMSLLNAGVPLKAPVAGIAMGLISQEIDGETHYVTLTDILGAEDAFGDMDFKVAGTRQFVTALQLDTKLDGIPASVLGAALKQARDARLHILDVMNEAIDVPDEMSPNAPRIITVKIPVDKIGEVIGPKGKMINQIQEDTGADISIEDDGTIYIGASDGPAADAARNTINGIANPTMPEVGERYLGTVVKTTTFGAFVSLLPGKDGLLHISQIRKLAGGKRVENVEDVLGVGQKVQVEIAEIDQRGKLSLIPVLEDEDAAAEGDADSADNGNGNGKSTGDAGRDQASS comes from the coding sequence GTGGAGAACGAGACCCACTACGCCGAGGCAGTCATCGACAACGGCGCCTTCGGCACCCGCACCATCCGCTTCGAGACGGGCCGCCTGGCCAAGCAGGCCGCCGGATCCGCCGTAGCCTACCTGGACGACGACACCATGGTGCTGTCGGCCACCACCGCCTCCAAGAACCCCAAGGACCAGCTCGACTTCTTCCCCCTGACGGTGGATGTCGAGGAGCGGATGTACTCCGCGGGCAAGATCCCCGGTTCCTTCTTCCGCCGTGAGGGCCGGCCCAGCGAGGACGCGATCCTCACCTGCCGGCTGATCGACCGGCCGCTGCGCCCCTCGTTCCAGAAGGGCCTGCGCAACGAGATCCAGGTCGTCGAGACGATCATGGCGCTCAACCCCGACCACCTCTACGACGTGGTCGCCATCAACGCCGCCTCCTGCTCCACCCAGCTCGCCGGACTGCCCTTCTCCGGGCCCATCGGCGGCACCCGGGTGGCGCTCATCCGCGGCCAGTGGGTGGCCTTCCCGACGCACACGGAGCTGGAGGAGGCCGTCTTCGACATGGTCGTCGCCGGCCGTGTGCTGCCCGACGGCGACGTCGCGGTGATGATGGTCGAGGCCGAGGCCACCGAGAAGACCATCGAGCTGGTCAAGGGCGGTGCCGAGGCCCCCACCGAGGAGGTCGTCGCCGCCGGTCTGGACGCCGCGAAGCCGTTCATCAAGGTCCTGTGCAAGGCGCAGGCGGACCTGGCCGCCAAGGCGGCCAAGCCCACCGGCGAGTTCCCGATCTTCCTGGACTTCCAGGACGACGTGCTCGACGCGCTGACCGAGGCCGTACGCGGCGAGCTCGCGCAGGCGCTCACCATCGCGGCCAAGCAGGAGCGCGAGACCGAGCTGGACCGCGTCAAGGCGCTGGCGGCGGAGAAGCTGCTGCCGCAGTTCGAGGGGCGCGAGAAGGAGATCTCGGCGGCGTACCGCGCGCTGACCAAGTCCTTGGTGCGCGAGCGCGTCATCAAGGAGAAGAAGCGCATCGACGGCCGCGGCGTCACGGACATCCGTACGCTCGCCGCCGAGGTCGAGGCCATCCCGCGGGTGCACGGCTCGGCGCTGTTCGAGCGTGGCGAGACCCAGATCCTGGGCGTGACCACGCTGAACATGCTCCGCATGGAGCAGCAGCTGGACACCCTCTCGCCGGTGACCCGCAAGCGGTACATGCACAACTACAACTTCCCGCCGTACTCCACGGGTGAGACCGGCCGCGTCGGCTCCCCGAAGCGCCGCGAGATCGGCCACGGCGCGCTCGCCGAGCGCGCCCTGGTGCCGGTGCTGCCCGCGCGCGAGGAGTTCCCGTACGCCATCCGGCAGGTCTCCGAGGCGCTCGGCTCGAACGGCTCGACGTCCATGGGCTCCGTCTGCGCCTCCACCATGTCCCTGCTGAACGCGGGTGTGCCGCTGAAGGCGCCCGTCGCCGGCATCGCCATGGGCCTGATCTCCCAGGAGATCGACGGCGAGACGCACTACGTCACGCTGACGGACATCCTCGGCGCCGAGGACGCGTTCGGCGACATGGACTTCAAGGTCGCCGGCACCCGCCAGTTCGTCACGGCCCTCCAGCTGGACACCAAGCTGGACGGCATCCCGGCCTCCGTGCTGGGCGCGGCGCTCAAGCAGGCCCGTGACGCGCGGCTGCACATCCTCGACGTGATGAACGAGGCGATCGACGTTCCGGACGAGATGTCCCCGAACGCGCCGCGCATCATCACGGTGAAGATCCCGGTGGACAAGATCGGCGAGGTCATCGGCCCCAAGGGCAAGATGATCAACCAGATCCAGGAGGACACCGGCGCCGACATCTCCATCGAGGACGACGGCACCATCTACATCGGTGCCTCCGACGGCCCCGCCGCCGATGCCGCCCGCAACACGATCAACGGCATCGCCAACCCGACGATGCCCGAGGTCGGCGAGCGGTACCTGGGCACGGTCGTGAAGACCACCACCTTCGGTGCCTTCGTGTCCCTGCTCCCGGGCAAGGACGGCCTGCTGCACATCTCCCAGATCCGCAAGCTCGCCGGCGGCAAGCGCGTGGAGAACGTGGAGGACGTGCTCGGTGTCGGCCAGAAGGTCCAGGTCGAGATCGCCGAGATCGACCAGCGCGGCAAGCTCTCGCTGATCCCGGTCCTCGAGGACGAGGACGCGGCGGCCGAGGGTGACGCCGACTCCGCTGACAACGGCAACGGCAACGGGAAGTCCACCGGCGACGCCGGAAGGGACCAAGCCTCCTCGTGA
- the rpsO gene encoding 30S ribosomal protein S15, protein MSSLDAATKKQIMTEFATKEGDTGSPEVQVALLSRRISDLTEHLKTHKHDHHSRRGLLLLVGQRRRLLQYLAKKDIQRFRALVERLGIRRGAAGAR, encoded by the coding sequence GTGTCGTCGCTCGATGCCGCCACAAAGAAGCAGATCATGACCGAGTTCGCCACCAAGGAAGGTGACACCGGCTCCCCGGAGGTCCAGGTGGCGCTCCTGTCCCGGCGTATCTCGGACCTGACGGAGCACCTCAAGACCCACAAGCACGACCACCACTCCAGGCGTGGTCTGCTGCTGCTCGTCGGCCAGCGCCGGCGCCTGCTGCAGTACCTCGCGAAGAAGGACATCCAGCGCTTCCGCGCCCTCGTCGAGCGCCTCGGCATCCGCCGCGGCGCGGCGGGCGCCCGCTAG